A section of the Microbacterium sp. MM2322 genome encodes:
- a CDS encoding GAF domain-containing protein → MTSPWSARTEVAPATSRLLIERAHEELLAGNSGDARLADVRPLVRESWRRSLASSAAAEGLPRLDMTAEELEAYRRAHPLASVMEMVRSLLLPGSAEESGVVVAVGDASGRLLWVEGDRGIRTLTGDMGFVAGADWAEASVGTSAPGTALALDRAVQIRQAEHFNRFVQPWSCTAAPVHDPETRRLLGVIDVTGGPEAVTPQAQLLVDATARAVESELLVGRLRSRAAAPRRAPRRPAPAHAALRVLGRDRALLETSGDAAASVVELSARHAEILLMLATHREGLSAEALAELVYGDASVETLRPEMVRLRKVLDKRAPHLVPLSRPYRLPIDLETDVQHVVSLLDRGAHRVALAAYPGAVLPESVAPGVEELRASVRAALRETLLAEAGVDVLLAYADTVEGAEDAEVLRLCLAMLPARSPRRAGLVARIEALGA, encoded by the coding sequence ATGACGTCGCCGTGGTCCGCCCGGACCGAGGTCGCACCCGCCACCTCGCGCCTGCTCATCGAGCGCGCCCACGAGGAGCTGCTCGCCGGCAATTCCGGGGACGCCCGGCTGGCGGACGTCCGCCCGCTCGTGCGCGAGTCCTGGCGTCGATCGCTGGCCTCGTCCGCCGCCGCCGAGGGGCTTCCCCGACTCGACATGACGGCGGAGGAGCTCGAGGCGTACCGCCGCGCGCACCCGTTGGCGTCGGTCATGGAGATGGTGCGGTCGCTCCTGCTCCCGGGATCGGCCGAGGAATCCGGGGTGGTCGTCGCGGTCGGGGATGCCTCGGGCCGCCTCCTCTGGGTCGAGGGAGATCGCGGCATCCGAACCCTAACCGGCGACATGGGCTTCGTCGCCGGAGCCGACTGGGCCGAGGCATCCGTCGGCACTTCGGCACCGGGCACCGCGCTCGCTCTCGATCGCGCGGTGCAGATCCGGCAGGCCGAGCACTTCAACCGGTTCGTGCAGCCGTGGTCGTGCACCGCGGCGCCCGTCCACGACCCCGAGACGCGGCGGCTGCTCGGCGTCATCGACGTGACCGGCGGGCCGGAGGCCGTGACCCCGCAGGCGCAGCTGCTCGTCGATGCCACGGCGCGCGCGGTCGAGAGCGAGCTGCTCGTCGGCCGGCTCCGCTCGCGTGCCGCGGCGCCGAGGCGGGCCCCCCGTCGGCCGGCGCCTGCGCACGCCGCTCTGCGTGTGCTCGGGCGCGACCGCGCGCTGCTCGAGACGTCGGGGGATGCCGCGGCATCCGTCGTCGAGCTCAGCGCGAGGCACGCCGAGATCCTGCTCATGCTCGCCACCCACCGCGAAGGTCTGTCGGCCGAGGCGCTCGCCGAGCTCGTCTACGGGGACGCGTCGGTCGAGACGCTCCGGCCCGAGATGGTCCGGCTGCGGAAGGTGCTCGACAAGCGCGCACCGCACCTCGTGCCGCTCTCGCGGCCGTACCGGCTGCCCATCGATCTCGAAACCGATGTGCAGCACGTCGTCTCGCTGCTCGATCGCGGAGCGCACCGCGTCGCGCTCGCCGCCTACCCCGGAGCGGTGCTGCCCGAATCGGTCGCGCCGGGCGTTGAGGAGCTGCGGGCCTCCGTGCGGGCCGCTCTCCGCGAGACGCTCCTGGCCGAAGCCGGCGTTGACGTGCTGCTCGCCTACGCCGACACAGTCGAGGGCGCAGAGGATGCCGAGGTGCTGCGCCTGTGCCTGGCGATGCTCCCCGCCCGCTCGCCGCGGCGCGCAGGGCTCGTGGCCCGCATCGAGGCGCTCGGCGCCTGA
- a CDS encoding aldehyde dehydrogenase family protein translates to MTIVEEGVSSAYAAPGQRGSVAEYRARYGHYIGGEFVEPVKGQYFENITPVTGKPFCEVGRGTVEDIDRAVEVAWQAFASWRKTTPAERAVILNKIADRIEQNLEKIAVAETWENGKPVRETLAADIPLAADHFRYFAGVLRAQEGTLSQLDEDTVAYHFHEPLGVVGQIIPWNFPILMATWKLAPALAAGNCVVLKPAEQTPASILFLFEIIGDLLPAGVVNIVNGFGIEAGAPLASHKRIRKIAFTGETTTGRLIMQYASQNLIPVTLELGGKSPNLFFEDVASRTDDAYYDKALEGFTMFALNQGEVCTCPSRSLIQRSIYDSFLSDGLERVGKVVQGNPLDPATMIGAQASNDQLEKILSYIDIGKQGGAKLLTGGERVDLGGDLSGGYYVAPTVFEGTNDMRIFQEEIFGPVLSVTSFDDFDDAISIANDTLYGLGAGVWSRSGTTAYRAGRAIEAGRVWTNTYHQYPAHAAFGGYKQSGIGRENHLKMLDHYQQTKNLLVSYAEGAMGFF, encoded by the coding sequence ATGACCATCGTCGAAGAGGGCGTCTCGAGCGCCTACGCCGCACCCGGCCAGCGAGGCTCGGTCGCCGAGTACCGTGCGCGCTACGGCCACTACATCGGGGGCGAGTTCGTCGAGCCCGTGAAGGGCCAGTACTTCGAGAACATCACCCCCGTCACCGGCAAGCCGTTCTGCGAGGTCGGCCGCGGCACCGTCGAGGACATCGACCGTGCCGTCGAGGTCGCCTGGCAGGCGTTCGCGTCGTGGCGGAAGACGACGCCCGCCGAGCGCGCCGTCATCCTCAACAAGATCGCCGACCGCATCGAGCAGAACCTCGAGAAGATCGCCGTCGCCGAGACGTGGGAGAACGGCAAGCCCGTCCGCGAGACGCTGGCCGCCGACATCCCGCTCGCCGCCGACCACTTCCGCTACTTCGCGGGGGTCCTCCGTGCACAGGAGGGCACGCTCAGCCAGCTCGACGAGGACACGGTGGCCTATCACTTCCACGAGCCGCTGGGAGTGGTGGGGCAGATCATCCCCTGGAACTTCCCGATCCTCATGGCGACGTGGAAGCTCGCCCCCGCGCTCGCGGCGGGCAACTGCGTCGTGCTGAAGCCGGCCGAGCAGACCCCGGCATCCATCCTGTTCCTGTTCGAGATCATCGGCGACCTGCTGCCCGCGGGCGTCGTGAACATCGTCAACGGGTTCGGCATCGAAGCGGGCGCCCCGCTCGCATCGCACAAGCGCATCCGCAAGATCGCGTTCACCGGCGAGACGACCACCGGGCGCCTGATCATGCAGTACGCCTCGCAGAACCTCATCCCCGTCACCCTCGAACTCGGCGGCAAGAGCCCCAACCTGTTCTTCGAGGACGTCGCTAGCCGCACCGACGACGCGTACTACGACAAGGCGCTCGAGGGCTTCACGATGTTCGCCCTCAACCAGGGCGAAGTCTGCACCTGTCCGTCGCGGTCCCTCATCCAGCGCTCGATCTACGACTCGTTCCTGTCTGACGGCCTCGAGCGCGTGGGCAAGGTCGTGCAGGGCAACCCGCTCGACCCCGCGACGATGATCGGAGCCCAGGCATCCAACGATCAGCTCGAGAAGATCCTCAGCTACATCGACATCGGAAAGCAGGGCGGCGCGAAGCTCCTTACCGGTGGCGAGCGGGTCGACCTCGGCGGTGACCTCAGCGGCGGCTACTACGTCGCGCCGACCGTGTTCGAGGGCACGAACGACATGCGCATCTTCCAGGAGGAGATCTTCGGTCCGGTCCTGTCGGTCACGAGCTTCGACGACTTCGACGACGCCATCTCGATCGCGAACGACACCCTGTACGGGCTCGGCGCCGGCGTCTGGAGCCGTTCCGGCACCACCGCGTACCGCGCGGGACGTGCCATCGAGGCGGGCCGCGTCTGGACGAACACATATCACCAGTACCCCGCACACGCGGCGTTCGGCGGGTACAAGCAGTCCGGAATCGGGCGGGAGAACCACCTCAAGATGCTCGATCACTACCAGCAGACGAAGAACCTGCTCGTGTCCTACGCCGAGGGCGCGATGGGCTTCTTCTGA
- a CDS encoding helix-turn-helix domain-containing protein produces MADDHDARQCDAAVSHAFSVLGKRWNGMILDVLGEGELSFSGVRRAVSGISDAVLSDRLTELSDAGLIARQVAPGPPVAVTYALTEAGCRLVPILNQLGEWAEGNLLRR; encoded by the coding sequence ATGGCCGATGATCACGACGCGCGACAGTGCGATGCCGCGGTCTCGCACGCGTTCTCGGTCCTCGGCAAACGCTGGAACGGCATGATCCTCGACGTCCTCGGCGAGGGCGAACTCTCCTTCTCGGGAGTGCGCCGTGCCGTCTCGGGCATCAGCGACGCCGTCCTGTCCGACCGGCTCACCGAACTCTCCGACGCCGGCCTCATCGCGCGTCAGGTCGCGCCGGGCCCACCTGTCGCCGTCACTTATGCGCTCACCGAGGCGGGGTGTCGGCTCGTGCCGATCCTGAATCAGCTCGGCGAATGGGCAGAGGGCAACCTCCTCCGTCGCTGA
- a CDS encoding DUF779 domain-containing protein: MTDTTYSRVAVSDEAAALLRTLTAQHGPLMFHQSGGCCDGSSPMCFPVGMFLTGPGDVKLGDIDAGIDDPIEVYMSASQFEYWKYTHLTIDVVPGRGAGFSVEGPTGMRFLIRSRMLTADELTAFGLS; encoded by the coding sequence ATGACCGACACCACCTACAGCAGGGTCGCCGTCTCGGACGAGGCGGCGGCTCTGCTGCGCACCCTGACCGCGCAGCACGGCCCGCTGATGTTCCATCAGTCGGGGGGATGCTGCGACGGCAGCTCTCCCATGTGCTTTCCCGTCGGCATGTTCCTCACCGGACCGGGCGACGTGAAGCTGGGCGACATCGACGCGGGCATCGACGATCCGATCGAGGTCTACATGTCGGCATCCCAGTTCGAGTACTGGAAGTACACGCACCTCACCATCGACGTCGTGCCAGGCCGGGGTGCGGGGTTCTCGGTCGAGGGCCCGACCGGGATGCGGTTCCTCATCCGCTCTCGGATGCTCACCGCCGACGAGCTCACCGCCTTCGGATTGTCCTGA